A stretch of DNA from Telopea speciosissima isolate NSW1024214 ecotype Mountain lineage chromosome 5, Tspe_v1, whole genome shotgun sequence:
gacCCAAAAGACTCCGCCGCTCACATCTTGAAAGCCCTAGCTCTCGATCTGCAAGGCCACAAATCCTCTGCTCTTAGATCACTGGATATCGCTCTCTCCCCACCAGCCGTCAAGACTCTTTCCGATCGCGAGCGAGGGGATGCCTTATTCAAGCGTGCTGAGTTGCAGGTCGCAGTGAATCGTCGGCGCAGGGTTGACTCGGCATTGTCGGACCTGGTCGAGGCGGTGAAGCTTAGCCCAGAAAATTCCAAGGCTTTTTGCCTCTTGGGTCAGTGCTAtgaggagaaggagatgatggaAGAAGCTAAGCAGGCGTACGAGAAGgccatcaggttccaacccagtTCGTCCATAGCCCGTGAGGGTTTGGATCGTCTGGCATCGCGGTAACAAATTAAAGCCTTGTAAAGGGGGAAAAACACTAACCAGAGAAACTCTAGATCAATacataagaaaagaaagagtcTTTCTTGAAACTGAAGGAGGAGGATTATACCTTGGCTTCATTTGATTgattcccttcttttttctttttcttttttttctttttttttattctcgttaattaaagtattaaacCAGTGTTCCTTAATTATCAAAAGGGGTGAAATGAAAGTGTTCTTTCTATTttgctaaaaagaaaaaacaccagCTAGAGCAGTAGAGCAGTGAAACGATTTCGTTTATGGATCACCAGCTAGAGACTAATAAAATGGTGGTT
This window harbors:
- the LOC122661759 gene encoding small glutamine-rich tetratricopeptide repeat-containing protein 2; this translates as MAMHNFPRQALAKLRLRNRGNVQAKRHFVQGAQLLTRARSARNKSTCVSLAKEAVDEADKALLLDPKDSAAHILKALALDLQGHKSSALRSLDIALSPPAVKTLSDRERGDALFKRAELQVAVNRRRRVDSALSDLVEAVKLSPENSKAFCLLGQCYEEKEMMEEAKQAYEKAIRFQPSSSIAREGLDRLASR